Part of the Sulfuriflexus mobilis genome is shown below.
ACGGGATCAGCAACCCCTTGTCACGCGAATACTGCACCATCGCCGCCTATAACACCGGCGCCGGTAATGTTCTGCGGGTCTTTGCCGCTGATCGGCAACGTGCCAAACGCATCATCAATAGCATGCCACCGGAAAAACTCTATCGACACCTGCGCCGCTATCTCCAGCAGGCCGAGGCACGCCGCTATCTGGCCAAGGTTACCGAGGCCCGGCGACAGTTCGTCAGGCTCTAGTGAAGGGAATAAAAGAGAAAGGGTCACCTCGCCCGGAGACGACCCAAAAGGACTGGACCTCAAACTAACGGTTTAGCCGTCAGCGGCCTGACGTCTTACGTTCAGATCCAGGAAGTTCCAGGCATCGATATCCACTATCTTTACCGAACTATCGAGATACTCAATCATGACCCTCGACAATCGCTGCTCGGTATGTAGCAACATACGAACCTTCATAAGTTTGCCGGTCTGATTCAGATACCAGGAACCGACCACCGGTTCTTGCAAAATTGCCATTATCCTTGCGTCCTCTTCTTCGAACTTATATTACGATCCAATTTGCTAATTCATCCCTGTTGTTATTATCTGCTTCCACCTACCACAAGGGGCCAAACCCGCACCCCGCACACCTCCACGTACAAACATAAAAAAACCGGCGCCACGGGCGCCGGTTTTAAAGGGGGAAAGCCACACTGCGCCAGTGCCTGGCACCGGACAATGACAAAGTGAAAATTGTTTTTGTTGTTGCAAGTCCGCACCCTGCTTTTATTTTAGGCAATAGTATTTCACGCTACGATCCTGGACTCAATATCAATCAAGTCACCACTATTCTGCACAGCCTGAGTAGTGAGAGCAAAGCTACCGCATCCTGCTCTCGCCCCTTACCTACGTCCATGTAGGCAAGGCGCGAATAATTTTTTACAGCGCAGTTGGCATTAGCCAATGAGCATGTAAAAAATTATTCAGCAACGCTGCTATCGCTGCTCAGGCGCAGCAGATTAGCCACACTTGCTGTCGCCGCAGTTCAGACAGGTCATACAGCCATCCATCATAATCATGGCCTTGGTATGACACTTGCCGCATAGCTTGGAACCAGCCGGGAAGTCACTGGCTTCATCACTGGCCTCTACCTGTGCCGTGGCCGACTCGAACTGGGCGCGCTTTTCTGCGATCAGGGCTTGCTGGTGCTCGTCAAGACCGTCGTCCTTGAGCAGACCGATCATGCGCATGTGACACTCGATGGCATCACCGATCTCACCAACCAGCGAAGGCATGTACTTGCCACCCTTCTTGAAATAGCCCCCGCGCGGGTCAAACACCGAGCGCAGTTCCTCCACCAGGAAGGTCACATCACCGCCCTTGCGGAACACCGCAGAGATGATTCGGGTCAGCGCGACGATCCACTGGAAATGGTCCATGTTCTTCGAATTAATGAATATCTCGAAGGGCCGGCGCAACTCGTGATCGGTACCCGGATTCAGTACCACGTCGTTAATGGTGACATAGAGTGAATGCTCGGAGAGCGGGGTCTTGATCTTGTAGGTCGAGCCGAGCAGCATCTCCGGGCGCTCGAGTTTTTCATGCATGTGAATAACATCGGCGACCTCATCAGCCTTTACCTCGGCGCTTGCCGCTACTACGGGTGCGGCCTCATCTTCCTCTTTGACAACATTGTAACTGACGATCTTCTTTTCTAATTTAATAGCCATAATCTTGTTTCCTTCTACCTCGCTATCCGTGCTCAGAACTTGCCGTAGTAGCCTTCTTTCAGGGCATCATACAGGTTGGCGGCGGTATGCATTTCGCCGTCATATTCGATTTCATCATTACCCTTGGCCTCGACCACAGTCCCGTCCTCCAGGGTGAAGCGGTAGGTCGTATTCTCAAGGTCCTGTTCTTTCACCAGCACGCCCTGGAAGGCCTCCGGGTTAAAGCGGAAGGTGGTACAACCCTTCAGACCCTTGTCAAAGGCATACATGTAGATGTCCTTGAAATCTTCGTAAGGATAATCGGTCGGCACATTGGCGGTCTTGGAAATACTCGAGTCCACCCACAACTGCGCGGCGGCCTGAATATCGACGTGTTCCTTCGGTGTAATGTCTTCGGCAGTAATGAAATACTCCGGCAGCTTGCAGGACGCATCCTCAGTATAGGGCAGTGCTTCTTTATTGATCAGCTCCCGGTAGGCGAGCAGTTCAAACGAATAGACATCGACCTTTTCCTTGGTCTTGCGACCTTCGCGAATCACGTTACGTGAATAGTGGTGGGCAAAACTCGGTTCGATACCGTTACTGGCATTATTCGCCAGGGACAAGGAGATGGTGCCGGTCGGGGCGATCGAACTGTGGTGGGTGAAGCGGGCACCTTTTTTCGCTAGTTTTTCAACTAGCTCAGGCTCGTGTTCGGCGATACGCTGCATATAGTGACTATAACGCGCATGCAGGATACGACCCTTGATCTTGTCGCCAAGCTTGATGCCGTCTTTCTTCATCTCCGGACGCAGGCGCAGCATCTTTGTGGTGACCTCAAACTCCTCGTCCATGATCGGTGCCGGACCCTTTTCCTTGGCCAGTTCCAGGGCTTGCTTCCAGCCGGTTATGGCCAGCTCGCGGCTGACGCGCTCGGTGAATTCGACCGATGCCGGGGAACCGTACTTCATGCCGAGCATGGTAATGGTCGAACCGAGGCCGAGGAACCCCATGCCATGGCGGCGCTTGTTCATGATCTCCTTGCGCTGACCCTCAAGCGGCAGACCATTGATCTCGACCACGTTATCGAGCATGCGAGTAAAGATAGCCACGACCTTGTTGAACTCGTCCCAGTCAAAACTGGCCTTATCGGTGAACGGGTCACGTACGCACTTGGTCAGGTTCACCGAACCGAGCAGGCAGGAACCATAAGGTGGCAGCGGTTGCTCACCACAGGGGTTGGTGGCACGGATATTTTCGCAGAACCAGTTGTTGTTCATCTCATTGACCTTGTCAATGAGAATGAAACCCGGCTCGGCATAGTCATACGTGGAGGACATGATCACGTCCCAGATGCGCTGGGCACGCAGGGTCTTGTAGACCTTGCAGGCCACCTGGCCATCATCGTTGCTCAGGTATTTCTCAGGGGCCGGCCAGTCACGCCAGATGACCTGCTTCGGGTCATGCACATCGATGTCATCAGCCTTCGCCTCGGACTCAGTGATCGGGAAGGCCAGTGGCCAATCGGCATCGTCTTTGACGGCCTGCATGAAGTCTTCAGTGACCAGCAGCGACAGGTTGAACTGGCGCAGACGACCGTCTTCACGCTTGGCCTTGATGAAGTCGAGCACATCTGGGTGGGCGACATCGAAGGTTGCCATTTGCGCACCGCGACGGCCACCGGCCGACGAGACGGTGAAACACATCTTGTCATAGATATCCATGAACGACAGGGGCCCGGAGGTGTAGGCGCCGGCGCCGGAGACATAGGCGCCCCGCGGACGCAGGGTCGAGAATTCATAGCCAATACCGCAACCGGCCTTCAGGGTCAGGCCGGCCTCGTGGACCTTCTCGAGGATGCCGTTCATAGAGTCCTCGATGGTGCCGGAGACCGTGCAGTTAATCGTTGAGGTAGCGGGCTTGTAGGCCTGCGCGCCGGCATTGGAAATAATGCGGCCAGCCGGAATCGCACCGTGCCGAAGGGCCCAGACGAATTGCTCAAAGCAGGCTTCCTGCTTCTCCGGAGACTCAACCTCAACCAGGGCCTTGGCTACACGCTGGTAGGTCGCATCGATATCCGCATCAATCGCGGTGTCATCCTTCTTTTTCAGGCGGTATTTTTTGTCCCAGATGTCCATTGAGGCATCCTGGAACGGGATCTGTGCCACGCTAGTCGCCACTGGTTTGAGGTGTGCCTTCGCAGTCATGAATAGTGTCGCTCCTGATCTTATTATAATAGATAGCTATTTATTGTTGTTCTGTTGAACGTACCGGGCCTTTCGCCCTTAACACAACATGTTGTGTTAAGGGCATACGATAGCTACAAGATGCGGTATCTGTCAATGACTTTGTGACGATTTTGTTACCGCCGGCCAGCCCCCGGTATTACTGGTTTTTCAACCGCTTGGCAGGGTCCAGCAAGAAAAACCCCGGGATTTTTCCTCGCAAAAAATTTCCCTTGAAAAGTCTCTCGACACCCCCACGTATCCTGTCATGAG
Proteins encoded:
- a CDS encoding NrdJb, which produces MAIKLEKKIVSYNVVKEEDEAAPVVAASAEVKADEVADVIHMHEKLERPEMLLGSTYKIKTPLSEHSLYVTINDVVLNPGTDHELRRPFEIFINSKNMDHFQWIVALTRIISAVFRKGGDVTFLVEELRSVFDPRGGYFKKGGKYMPSLVGEIGDAIECHMRMIGLLKDDGLDEHQQALIAEKRAQFESATAQVEASDEASDFPAGSKLCGKCHTKAMIMMDGCMTCLNCGDSKCG
- a CDS encoding adenosylcobalamin-dependent ribonucleoside-diphosphate reductase — its product is MTAKAHLKPVATSVAQIPFQDASMDIWDKKYRLKKKDDTAIDADIDATYQRVAKALVEVESPEKQEACFEQFVWALRHGAIPAGRIISNAGAQAYKPATSTINCTVSGTIEDSMNGILEKVHEAGLTLKAGCGIGYEFSTLRPRGAYVSGAGAYTSGPLSFMDIYDKMCFTVSSAGGRRGAQMATFDVAHPDVLDFIKAKREDGRLRQFNLSLLVTEDFMQAVKDDADWPLAFPITESEAKADDIDVHDPKQVIWRDWPAPEKYLSNDDGQVACKVYKTLRAQRIWDVIMSSTYDYAEPGFILIDKVNEMNNNWFCENIRATNPCGEQPLPPYGSCLLGSVNLTKCVRDPFTDKASFDWDEFNKVVAIFTRMLDNVVEINGLPLEGQRKEIMNKRRHGMGFLGLGSTITMLGMKYGSPASVEFTERVSRELAITGWKQALELAKEKGPAPIMDEEFEVTTKMLRLRPEMKKDGIKLGDKIKGRILHARYSHYMQRIAEHEPELVEKLAKKGARFTHHSSIAPTGTISLSLANNASNGIEPSFAHHYSRNVIREGRKTKEKVDVYSFELLAYRELINKEALPYTEDASCKLPEYFITAEDITPKEHVDIQAAAQLWVDSSISKTANVPTDYPYEDFKDIYMYAFDKGLKGCTTFRFNPEAFQGVLVKEQDLENTTYRFTLEDGTVVEAKGNDEIEYDGEMHTAANLYDALKEGYYGKF